The Fodinibius sp. Rm-B-1B1-1 genome segment TGTATCTACTTCGAGATCAACACCATCTGGTGCTACAAAGTAGATGGGGTGTGAAAACCCTAATTGCATTTCAAGAACTCCATTACTTAGAGATGCACGGTAACCAACGCCAATAATTTCAAGTTCTTTCTTATAGCCTTCCGAAACGCCCACCATCATATTATTGATCAGCGAACGATAAAGACCATGCAGAGAACGATCAATCTTTTGTTCTCCGGTTCTATTGACAATTAGCTCACCGTCTTTTTTCTCAACATTGATACTGGGATCAATCTGGAGAGTATCACTCCCCTTTTCACCTTTCAGGGTGATAACATTATCCCCATCAATGCTAAACTCAACATCTTCTTTTAATTCAATCGGTTGATTTCCGATACGAGACATAATTCTATTTCCTTAGTTTTAATAAACAGTGCACAATACTTCGCCACCCACTTTAACCTTGCGGGCTTCTTTATCAGTCATTACCCCACGCGAGGTCGAGAGTATTACAATACCCAAGCCATTAAGAGCACGAGGAATATTATCGGACCCACAATACTCACGAAGACCAGGTTTAGACCGTCGCTTCATTTTCTTGATAACAGGCTGACCATACGCATCATATTTAAGGAACAGGCGAAGCATCCCCTGTTTACCATCATCAATATTGATAAACTTATTGATATAACCTTTGTCCAAAAGGATCTTGGTCATTGCACGCTTCAACTTAGATGCGGGAATATCAACTCTGCGATGCCCCGCTTGTTGAGCGTTACGTATTCTTGTTAAATAATCTGAAATTGGATCAAACATAAAAGTTCTTCGTTAAATGATTACCAGCTTGCTTTTCGTACTCCCGGAATCTTTCCGTCGAGTGCAAGTTCACGAAATTTAATACGCGAAATACCATACTTACGAATATAGCCGCGGCAACGTCCTGTTAAATTACAACGGTTGTTAACCCGCGTTGGACTTGCATCACGTGGAAGTTTTTGCAACTCAACCCACTTGCCTTCTTCTTTCAGCTTTTTCCGCTTTTCGGCATATTTTTTTACCGTTCGTTTTCTTTTCTCGTTACGTGCTATCCAAGCTTTCTTAGCCATAATAAATTATGCTTGTGTTATTTAATTTCGTTTCTGAAACGGCATTCCAAATTCCTTGAGCAGAGCATATGCTTCCTCATCAGTCTCTGCAGAAGTCACAAATGTAATATCCATTCCATGGATATTGTCAACTTCTTCGGTATTTATTTCAGGAAAAATGGTATGCTCCTTAACACCCAGGGTATAATTGCCTCGTCCATCAAAGCTTTTATCGGGCACTCCCTGAAAGTCACGGGTCCGTGGTAATGCAAGGTTAATCAAACGATCCAAAAATTCATACATCTTCTTTTTTCGGAGCGTAACCTTGGTACCAATAGGCATTCCATTTCGAGTCTTAAAGTTCGAAATAGATTTCTTTGCCTTTGTAGTAACCGGCTTTTGACCCGTTATCTTCGCGAGGTTACCAACAACAGTATCTAATACCTTTTCATTTTCAACTGCTTCGCCAACCCCACAATTAATAACAATCTTTTCGAGTTTCGGAACAGCCATAACATTGGCATACTCAAACTGTTCCTTGAGATTCGAAATAATTTCTTCTTTATACTCTGTGTAAAGTCTTGCTTCTGACATTCTGTAATTACTTCTTATTTATCAATGATCTCGCCACTTTTCTTCGCATAACGAACCCAACGTCCACCGCCATCTTCCTCAATACGCTTGCGGCCTATTCGTGTAGGTTCTCCCGTTGAAGGATCTAGAATCATTACATTTGAAATATGTATCGATACTTCTCGCTCAATACGACCTCCCTGAGGATTCTCCTGTGTGGGCTGGTCGTGATGAACCCTAAAGTTAACGCCTTCAACTAAAACTCGTTCCTTTTCAGGAAAAACTGCCAAAATTCGGCCTTCTTTTCCTTTGTCGTTACCGGCAATGACTCTAACCTCATCGCCTTTT includes the following:
- the rplE gene encoding 50S ribosomal protein L5, which translates into the protein MSEARLYTEYKEEIISNLKEQFEYANVMAVPKLEKIVINCGVGEAVENEKVLDTVVGNLAKITGQKPVTTKAKKSISNFKTRNGMPIGTKVTLRKKKMYEFLDRLINLALPRTRDFQGVPDKSFDGRGNYTLGVKEHTIFPEINTEEVDNIHGMDITFVTSAETDEEAYALLKEFGMPFQKRN
- the rplX gene encoding 50S ribosomal protein L24; this translates as MPRTTNKRKKLHVKKGDEVRVIAGNDKGKEGRILAVFPEKERVLVEGVNFRVHHDQPTQENPQGGRIEREVSIHISNVMILDPSTGEPTRIGRKRIEEDGGGRWVRYAKKSGEIIDK
- the rpsH gene encoding 30S ribosomal protein S8; protein product: MFDPISDYLTRIRNAQQAGHRRVDIPASKLKRAMTKILLDKGYINKFINIDDGKQGMLRLFLKYDAYGQPVIKKMKRRSKPGLREYCGSDNIPRALNGLGIVILSTSRGVMTDKEARKVKVGGEVLCTVY
- the rplF gene encoding 50S ribosomal protein L6, which produces MSRIGNQPIELKEDVEFSIDGDNVITLKGEKGSDTLQIDPSINVEKKDGELIVNRTGEQKIDRSLHGLYRSLINNMMVGVSEGYKKELEIIGVGYRASLSNGVLEMQLGFSHPIYFVAPDGVDLEVDTKSRKNPMVIVSGINKELVGQVAAKIRSLRPPEPYKGKGIRYVDEWVRRKAGKSAAKA
- the rpsN gene encoding 30S ribosomal protein S14, which gives rise to MAKKAWIARNEKRKRTVKKYAEKRKKLKEEGKWVELQKLPRDASPTRVNNRCNLTGRCRGYIRKYGISRIKFRELALDGKIPGVRKASW